One window from the genome of Candidatus Eisenbacteria bacterium encodes:
- the malQ gene encoding 4-alpha-glucanotransferase gives MRFPRSSGVLLHPTSLPGPHGIGDAGSAAHRFVDWLASAGQSLWQVLPLGPTGFGDSPYQCFSAFAGNPLLVSPDALVADELLSKHDLEGAPRLPPDHVDFGPVIGWKRELLARAAGRFAAGAGLRSLRTEFERWRSEHAAWLEDVALFLALKDAHGGAPWVEWEAPLRRREAAALSSARARLGEAVSAHAFAQWAFFRQWGQLRAYAALRGIALVGDAPIFVAHDSADVWANPSLFQLGDDGRPTAVAGVPPDYFSETGQLWGNPLYRWEEMAGDGYAWWLARLRAIFALVDRVRLDHFIGFTRCWSVPAGAPDARAGAFEPGPGAALFRALERGLGRLPILAEDLGVLTPEVEALRDEFAFPGMKVLQFAFDSDAGNVFLPHHHVPNSVVYTGTHDNDTTAGWWASASEAERHHARSYLASPMREPPWDLLRACMASVADTCIVPAQDLLQLGGGARMNFPGRPAGNWSWRASPGVFDAPLAERLRSLTALYGRETKA, from the coding sequence ATGCGTTTTCCCCGCTCGAGCGGCGTGCTGCTCCACCCGACTTCGCTCCCGGGTCCGCACGGCATCGGCGACGCCGGCAGCGCGGCACATCGTTTCGTGGACTGGCTGGCGTCCGCCGGGCAGTCGCTGTGGCAGGTGCTGCCGCTCGGACCGACGGGTTTCGGCGACTCGCCCTACCAGTGCTTCTCGGCGTTCGCGGGCAATCCGCTGCTCGTCTCCCCCGATGCCCTGGTCGCCGACGAGCTGCTGTCGAAGCACGATCTGGAAGGCGCACCCCGCCTGCCGCCGGACCACGTGGACTTCGGCCCGGTCATCGGGTGGAAGCGAGAACTGCTCGCCCGCGCCGCCGGCCGTTTCGCCGCGGGCGCGGGCCTGCGCAGCCTGCGCACCGAGTTCGAGCGGTGGCGATCCGAGCATGCCGCCTGGCTCGAGGACGTCGCTCTTTTCCTGGCGCTCAAGGACGCGCACGGGGGCGCGCCGTGGGTGGAATGGGAGGCGCCTCTGCGCCGCCGCGAGGCCGCGGCGCTCTCCTCGGCGCGCGCCCGGCTGGGCGAAGCGGTCTCGGCGCACGCGTTCGCGCAATGGGCGTTCTTCCGCCAGTGGGGCCAGCTGCGCGCCTACGCGGCGCTGCGCGGCATCGCGCTGGTCGGCGACGCGCCGATCTTCGTCGCGCACGACAGCGCCGACGTGTGGGCCAACCCCTCGCTCTTCCAACTCGGCGACGACGGCCGACCGACCGCGGTCGCGGGCGTTCCGCCCGATTACTTCAGCGAGACCGGACAACTGTGGGGCAACCCGCTCTACCGCTGGGAGGAGATGGCCGGGGACGGTTACGCATGGTGGCTCGCGCGGCTGCGCGCCATCTTCGCGCTGGTGGACCGCGTGCGGCTCGACCACTTCATCGGCTTCACGCGCTGCTGGTCCGTGCCGGCGGGCGCGCCCGACGCGCGCGCGGGCGCGTTCGAACCCGGGCCCGGTGCGGCGCTCTTTCGCGCGCTCGAGCGCGGCCTCGGCCGCCTTCCGATCCTGGCCGAGGATCTCGGCGTGCTGACGCCGGAGGTCGAGGCGCTGCGCGACGAGTTCGCCTTCCCCGGCATGAAGGTGCTGCAGTTCGCCTTCGATTCGGACGCGGGGAACGTCTTCCTGCCCCATCACCACGTGCCCAACAGCGTCGTTTACACAGGGACGCACGACAACGACACGACCGCCGGCTGGTGGGCTTCGGCTTCGGAAGCGGAACGCCACCATGCCCGCAGCTATCTCGCGAGCCCGATGCGCGAGCCGCCGTGGGACTTGCTGCGGGCGTGCATGGCGTCGGTCGCGGACACCTGCATCGTGCCCGCGCAGGACCTGCTCCAGCTCGGCGGCGGGGCGCGCATGAACTTTCCGGGACGGCCGGCCGGCAACTGGAGCTGGCGCGCCTCCCCGGGCGTCTTCGACGCGCCGCTCGCCGAGCGGCTGCGGTCGCTGACCGCGCTGTACGGACGCGAAACGAAGGCCTGA
- a CDS encoding alpha/beta fold hydrolase → MQFAKSFSRHFRRAAGRLRVAMLGATLLAAFVAAPRDVTAASPGGAYVMRRGSDTLAVERFERAGGVLQGTLLFRVTGMLVRWRLADGPAGGTTRMEASFSGAGDPAGSPPRQQVTLEFAGDSVFSVSQPGGEHRFGTARGAMPFVNPSVALVAEFALRRMPLPGGRASGALFLLAGGGTTEAVVTRPAVDSVVVSFAGVSFCFGLDRDGDVVRGRVPEQDLTIERVADLPPGLLSLPAPDYSAPAGAPYNAEEVKVPTRDGHVLAGTLTRPLGPGRSPCVITLTGSGQQDRDEAIGIVRGYRPFRGVADALGRRSIATLRLDDRGVGATDAPARGATSETFAHDAEDALAWLRGRPDVDGDRLALIGHSEGGLVAPMVAGADPKLRALVLLAAPAWTGRRVLEYQNDRALARYSPASPRDSALRAAMAEVDSLAARDAWLRFFLDHDPMTAIARVRVPVLLLQGETDRQVTAGQAEELAKALSRAGNRDVTVRVFPRLNHLFLDDPDGDPSGYPRLSGEGFSPAVVETLAVWLTKRLR, encoded by the coding sequence GTGCAGTTCGCGAAGTCGTTCAGCCGGCATTTCCGCCGCGCCGCCGGTCGTCTGCGCGTCGCGATGCTCGGCGCCACGCTGCTGGCCGCCTTCGTCGCCGCTCCTCGAGACGTCACCGCGGCGTCCCCGGGCGGCGCGTACGTGATGCGCAGGGGATCGGACACCCTCGCGGTCGAGCGATTCGAGCGCGCCGGGGGTGTCCTGCAGGGCACGCTGCTCTTTCGCGTCACCGGCATGCTCGTCCGCTGGCGGCTGGCCGACGGCCCGGCGGGAGGAACGACCCGCATGGAAGCGTCGTTCTCCGGTGCGGGCGATCCCGCCGGCTCGCCGCCCCGGCAACAGGTGACGCTCGAGTTCGCCGGCGACAGCGTCTTCAGCGTCTCGCAGCCCGGAGGTGAGCATCGCTTCGGAACGGCGCGCGGCGCGATGCCGTTCGTGAACCCGTCCGTCGCGCTGGTGGCCGAGTTCGCGCTGCGCCGTATGCCGCTGCCCGGTGGCCGCGCGAGCGGCGCGTTGTTCCTGCTCGCCGGAGGCGGCACCACGGAGGCGGTGGTGACGCGGCCGGCGGTGGACAGCGTGGTGGTGTCGTTCGCCGGGGTTTCGTTCTGCTTCGGGCTCGACCGCGACGGCGACGTCGTGCGTGGCCGCGTGCCCGAGCAGGACCTCACGATTGAGAGGGTCGCGGACCTGCCGCCGGGATTGCTGTCGCTGCCGGCGCCCGATTACTCCGCGCCGGCCGGCGCGCCCTACAACGCCGAGGAGGTGAAGGTGCCTACGCGTGACGGGCACGTGCTGGCGGGCACGCTGACGCGTCCGCTGGGCCCCGGGCGCTCGCCGTGCGTGATCACGCTGACCGGCTCGGGCCAGCAGGACCGCGACGAGGCGATCGGCATCGTTCGCGGCTACCGGCCGTTTCGCGGCGTCGCGGACGCGCTCGGCCGGCGCAGCATCGCGACGCTGCGGCTCGACGACCGCGGCGTCGGAGCGACCGACGCGCCGGCGCGCGGCGCGACGAGCGAGACGTTCGCGCACGACGCCGAGGACGCGCTCGCCTGGCTGCGCGGGCGGCCGGACGTGGACGGCGACCGTCTCGCCCTGATCGGTCACAGCGAAGGAGGGCTGGTCGCGCCCATGGTCGCCGGAGCCGATCCGAAGCTGCGCGCGCTGGTGCTGCTCGCGGCCCCGGCGTGGACCGGCCGCCGCGTGCTCGAATATCAGAACGACCGCGCGCTCGCGCGCTACTCGCCCGCGTCGCCGCGGGACTCGGCGCTGCGCGCCGCGATGGCCGAAGTGGACAGCCTGGCGGCCCGCGACGCGTGGCTGCGCTTCTTCCTCGACCATGACCCGATGACCGCGATCGCCCGCGTGCGCGTGCCGGTGCTCCTGCTGCAGGGCGAGACCGACCGGCAGGTGACGGCCGGGCAGGCGGAGGAACTCGCGAAGGCCCTGTCGCGCGCCGGCAACCGCGACGTCACCGTGCGCGTCTTTCCGCGCCTGAACCACCTGTTCCTCGACGACCCCGACGGCGACCCGTCGGGATACCCGCGCCTTTCGGGCGAGGGTTTCTCGCCGGCCGTCGTCGAGACCCTGGCGGTCTGGCTCACGAAGCGGCTGCGCTGA
- the tkt gene encoding transketolase, which produces MNPVPTHANAALDQLCANTIRFLAADGVEKAKSGHPGLPMGMADVAYVLWTKFMRWQPDDPAWPDRDRFVLSAGHGSMLLYATLHLAGYDLSLADLQSFRQLRSRTPGHPEHGHTPGVETTTGPLGQGIGNAVGMALASRMAAARFNTPEFSPVSWRVFGLCSDGDLMEGVSHEAASLAGHLGLGNLVFVYDDNRITIEGSTSLAFSEDVQKRFEAYGWHVLRADPYDHADLEAALSAVVAEESRPSLVIVRGHIGYGAPKKQDTSHAHGEPLGAEELAGARRALGWPDSPPFLVPAEVRARFAARAAELRPGYDAWHAGMKRWRAGDAARAGRWDAMIERRIPADLFDRLCQAAPTAAAATRAHGHAVLQQAAALVPALVGGSADLEPSTKTSIKDSPSVRRGDFGGRNLHFGIREHGMSAILNGMALSGFVPYGSSFLVFTDYARPSLRLAALMKLPVTWVFTHDSVFVGEDGPTHQPVEHLAALRAIPNLLVLRPADGLETAAAWGLAIERRDGPTIIALTRQTTPVLARPATFDAADLRRGAYVLVESTAAGAVTLIATGSEVGVAVAAAALLAGSGRPARVVSMPAPQLFLAQPAEWRSRVLPEGGRRVTIEAGVTAGWREIAGDSGLLIGIDRFGESAPASDLAPFFGLTAEAVAQRVTAWLAGG; this is translated from the coding sequence ATGAACCCCGTCCCGACGCATGCCAACGCGGCGCTCGACCAGCTGTGCGCGAATACGATCCGATTCCTCGCCGCCGACGGCGTCGAGAAGGCGAAATCCGGGCACCCGGGCCTGCCGATGGGCATGGCCGACGTGGCCTACGTGCTGTGGACGAAGTTCATGCGCTGGCAGCCGGACGATCCGGCGTGGCCCGACCGGGACCGCTTCGTGCTGAGCGCCGGGCACGGCTCGATGCTCCTGTACGCCACGCTGCACCTGGCCGGGTACGACCTCTCGCTGGCGGACCTGCAATCGTTCCGCCAGCTCCGCAGCCGCACGCCCGGACATCCCGAACACGGTCACACGCCGGGCGTCGAGACGACGACCGGGCCGCTCGGGCAGGGCATCGGCAACGCCGTCGGCATGGCGCTCGCCTCCCGCATGGCGGCGGCGCGTTTCAACACGCCGGAGTTCTCGCCGGTGAGCTGGCGCGTGTTCGGCCTGTGCAGCGACGGCGACCTCATGGAGGGCGTCTCGCACGAGGCCGCCTCGCTCGCCGGGCACCTCGGACTCGGCAACCTCGTGTTCGTTTACGACGACAACCGCATCACCATCGAAGGCAGCACGTCGCTGGCGTTCAGCGAGGACGTCCAGAAGCGCTTCGAGGCCTATGGCTGGCACGTGCTGCGCGCGGATCCCTACGACCACGCCGACCTCGAGGCGGCGCTTTCGGCCGTCGTCGCCGAAGAGTCGCGGCCGAGCCTGGTCATCGTGCGGGGGCACATCGGCTACGGCGCGCCGAAGAAGCAGGACACCTCGCACGCGCACGGCGAGCCCCTCGGCGCCGAGGAGCTCGCCGGCGCCCGGCGCGCGCTCGGCTGGCCGGATTCGCCACCATTCCTCGTGCCCGCTGAAGTGCGTGCCCGCTTCGCCGCGCGCGCGGCGGAACTGCGGCCCGGCTACGACGCCTGGCACGCCGGGATGAAGCGCTGGCGGGCGGGCGATGCCGCGCGCGCCGGGCGCTGGGACGCGATGATCGAACGCCGGATTCCCGCCGACCTCTTCGACCGGCTGTGCCAGGCCGCGCCCACCGCCGCGGCGGCGACGCGCGCGCACGGCCACGCCGTTCTGCAGCAGGCGGCGGCGCTCGTGCCCGCGCTGGTCGGCGGCAGCGCCGACCTCGAGCCGAGCACCAAGACGAGCATCAAGGACTCGCCCAGCGTCCGGCGCGGCGACTTCGGCGGACGCAACCTGCATTTCGGCATCCGCGAGCACGGCATGAGCGCGATCCTGAACGGCATGGCGCTCTCGGGCTTCGTGCCCTACGGCTCGTCGTTCCTGGTCTTCACCGACTACGCGCGCCCGAGCCTGCGGCTCGCCGCGCTCATGAAGCTGCCGGTGACCTGGGTGTTCACGCACGACAGCGTGTTCGTCGGCGAGGACGGCCCGACCCACCAACCGGTCGAGCACCTCGCGGCCCTGCGCGCGATTCCCAACCTGCTCGTGCTGCGGCCCGCCGACGGACTCGAGACGGCGGCCGCCTGGGGCCTCGCGATCGAACGGCGCGACGGCCCGACCATCATCGCCCTGACGCGCCAGACGACGCCGGTGCTGGCGCGTCCGGCGACGTTCGACGCCGCCGACCTGCGCCGCGGCGCCTACGTGCTCGTCGAATCCACGGCCGCGGGAGCGGTGACCCTGATCGCGACCGGCTCCGAGGTCGGAGTCGCCGTCGCGGCGGCAGCCCTGCTCGCCGGCTCCGGGCGGCCGGCGCGGGTCGTCAGCATGCCGGCGCCGCAGCTGTTCCTGGCGCAGCCGGCCGAGTGGCGCTCGCGCGTGCTGCCCGAGGGCGGACGCCGCGTCACGATCGAGGCGGGTGTCACCGCCGGGTGGCGGGAGATCGCGGGCGACTCGGGGCTGCTCATCGGCATTGACCGCTTCGGCGAGTCGGCGCCCGCGTCGGATCTCGCGCCCTTCTTCGGACTCACCGCCGAGGCGGTCGCGCAGCGCGTCACGGCCTGGCTGGCGGGCGGGTAG
- the glk gene encoding glucokinase, with translation MILAGDIGGTKAHLAVFAPGDGTRAPSIEERLPTAGSASLDALLRAFLERTGVRPARVVLGIAGPVSDNRCITTNLPWQVDGAALERALGAPVTLINDLEATGWGLAMLGPSDLRTLQAGERAEGNRALIAAGTGLGESILHWDGTTWIPMASEGGHSDFAPRDTLEDELLVWLRAKHGRVSYERVLSGPGLANLYRFMRETGRGEEPSAVARAFDSASDPASVVSAAALDGSCERAALALERFVSIYGAEAGNLALKALALGGVFVGGGIAPRLLPALEGGGFTRAFLDKGRLSPVLSRVPIAVVLDSRTAVWGAAAYARRSPLLEARP, from the coding sequence ATGATTCTCGCCGGAGACATCGGAGGCACCAAGGCCCACCTCGCGGTTTTCGCTCCCGGCGACGGAACCCGGGCGCCCTCGATCGAGGAACGCCTGCCCACCGCCGGCTCGGCCTCGCTCGATGCGCTGCTGCGCGCCTTCCTCGAGCGGACCGGCGTCCGACCCGCGCGCGTCGTGCTCGGCATCGCCGGACCGGTGTCGGACAATCGCTGCATCACCACGAACCTGCCCTGGCAGGTGGACGGCGCGGCGCTCGAGCGCGCCCTGGGCGCGCCGGTCACGCTGATCAACGACCTCGAGGCGACCGGCTGGGGGCTCGCGATGCTCGGCCCTTCCGACCTGCGCACGCTGCAGGCCGGCGAGCGTGCCGAAGGGAACCGGGCGCTGATCGCCGCCGGAACGGGACTCGGCGAATCCATCCTCCACTGGGACGGCACGACCTGGATCCCGATGGCGTCGGAGGGCGGGCACTCGGATTTCGCGCCTCGCGACACGCTCGAGGACGAGCTGCTGGTGTGGCTCCGCGCAAAGCACGGGCGGGTGAGCTACGAGCGCGTGCTCTCGGGGCCGGGACTCGCGAACCTGTACCGTTTCATGCGCGAGACCGGGCGGGGCGAGGAACCCTCGGCGGTCGCGCGCGCCTTCGACTCGGCGTCCGACCCGGCGTCGGTGGTCTCGGCCGCGGCGCTCGACGGGTCGTGCGAACGCGCGGCGCTCGCGCTCGAACGCTTCGTTTCGATCTACGGCGCCGAAGCGGGCAATCTCGCGCTCAAGGCGCTCGCCCTCGGGGGCGTCTTCGTGGGCGGCGGCATCGCCCCGCGACTACTGCCGGCGCTCGAAGGCGGCGGATTCACCCGCGCCTTCCTCGACAAGGGCCGCCTCTCTCCCGTGCTCTCGCGGGTCCCCATCGCCGTGGTGCTCGACTCCCGGACCGCGGTCTGGGGCGCCGCGGCGTACGCCCGCCGTTCCCCATTGCTGGAGGCTCGCCCATGA
- the moeB gene encoding molybdopterin-synthase adenylyltransferase MoeB yields MPELTREELRRYGRHLTLPEVGLDGQRRLKAGSVLLVGAGGLGSPAALYLAAAGVGRLGIVDFDAVDESNLQRQVAHGTSAIGRPKLDSMRERLADLNPHVAIEPHAVHLKRGNALEIVERYDVVVDGTDNFATRYLVNDACALLGKPNVYGSILRFEGQASVFDAARGPCYRCLFPAPPPPGLVPSCAEAGVLGVLPGVIGAIQANEAIKLLLGEGETLLGRLLLYDAWSLTFRELVLRKDPECPLCGRAPTIRALVDYEKLCGTKPPPAPAGVVRERVTAPELAAMRREGAAFTLLDVREPAELAISRLDGATHIPMGVLPVRAHELDAARPVVVFCHHGVRSLHAARWLRANGFTDVRDLEGGIEAWSRDVDPAVPRY; encoded by the coding sequence CTGCCCGAGCTGACGCGTGAAGAGCTCCGTCGCTACGGACGCCACCTGACGCTGCCCGAAGTCGGACTCGACGGCCAGCGCCGGCTGAAGGCCGGCAGCGTCCTGCTCGTCGGAGCCGGCGGGCTGGGTTCGCCGGCCGCGCTCTACCTCGCGGCCGCGGGCGTCGGCCGGCTCGGCATCGTGGATTTCGACGCGGTGGACGAGAGCAACCTGCAGCGGCAGGTGGCGCACGGCACCTCGGCGATCGGCCGGCCGAAGCTCGACTCGATGCGCGAGCGGCTCGCGGACCTGAATCCGCACGTCGCGATCGAGCCGCACGCCGTTCACCTGAAGCGCGGCAACGCGCTGGAAATCGTGGAGCGCTACGACGTGGTCGTGGACGGCACCGACAACTTCGCCACGCGCTACCTGGTGAACGACGCCTGCGCGCTGCTGGGCAAGCCGAACGTCTACGGCAGCATCCTGCGCTTCGAGGGGCAGGCGAGCGTCTTCGACGCGGCGCGCGGACCCTGCTACCGCTGCCTCTTTCCGGCCCCGCCGCCGCCCGGCCTGGTGCCGTCGTGCGCCGAGGCCGGCGTGCTCGGCGTGCTGCCGGGCGTGATCGGCGCGATCCAGGCCAACGAGGCGATCAAGCTGCTGCTCGGCGAAGGCGAGACGCTGCTCGGGCGGCTGCTGCTGTACGACGCCTGGTCGCTCACGTTCCGCGAGCTGGTGCTGCGCAAGGATCCCGAGTGCCCGCTGTGCGGTCGAGCTCCGACGATTCGCGCGCTCGTGGACTACGAGAAGCTGTGCGGAACGAAGCCGCCGCCGGCGCCCGCCGGGGTGGTCCGCGAGCGCGTCACCGCCCCGGAGCTGGCGGCGATGCGCCGGGAGGGCGCCGCCTTCACGCTGCTCGACGTGCGCGAGCCGGCGGAGCTCGCGATCTCGCGGCTCGACGGCGCGACCCACATCCCGATGGGCGTTCTGCCCGTGCGGGCGCACGAGCTCGACGCCGCGCGTCCGGTCGTGGTGTTCTGTCATCACGGCGTGCGCAGCCTGCATGCCGCACGCTGGCTGCGCGCCAACGGATTCACCGACGTGCGGGATCTCGAGGGCGGAATCGAGGCGTGGTCGCGCGACGTGGACCCCGCGGTGCCGCGGTACTGA